The following proteins come from a genomic window of Chryseobacterium glaciei:
- the uvrC gene encoding excinuclease ABC subunit UvrC, with protein MNPSLELQLKTLPSEPGVYRYYDKNEHLLYVGKAKNLKKRVLSYFNKNLPGYRTRIMVGKIQRLETTIVNSEYDALLLENNLIKEHQPFYNVMLKDDKTYPWICIKNENFPRIFLTRTKIKDGSEYYGPYAKVRPAKILLETIKHIYKLRTCNLNLAPTKISEGKYKVCLEYHIKNCEGPCEDLESKEDYDEKIDAIRGIVKGDFRKAKEYLVNQMMKHAENLQFEQAQIIKERLDILEDYQSRNTVVNPNIDDVDVFGMTSDETAAYVNFFKIRNGNIIQSFTTEIKKILEESDEDILEEAMIEIRQKFDSDSKEVLLPFHLSVEIPNVKLIVPKMGDKKRIVELSEKNAKEYRLEKLKQVQIIDPERHANRIMAEMQKLLRMPVEPRHIEGFDNSNIQGTNPVSACVVFKDGKPSKADYRIFHPKTVEGANDFATMEEVIYRRYKRLLDEGDALPQLILIDGGKGQLSSAVKSLRLLGLYGKITIVGIAKRLEEIFFPEDPIPLYLDKKSETLKILQRVRDEAHRFGVKHHRTRRTNSTIKSELEEIPGVGEKTIELLLSKLKSVKRIKESNLETLEEILGKSKAKVIWEFFNS; from the coding sequence ATGAATCCTTCTTTAGAATTACAACTCAAAACTTTACCTTCCGAACCCGGTGTTTATCGTTATTATGATAAAAATGAGCATTTATTGTATGTCGGAAAGGCTAAAAATTTAAAGAAAAGGGTTCTCTCCTATTTCAACAAAAATCTTCCGGGTTACAGAACAAGAATAATGGTTGGCAAGATCCAGCGATTGGAAACTACCATTGTAAACAGCGAATACGACGCTCTTTTATTGGAAAACAATCTGATAAAAGAACATCAGCCGTTTTATAATGTCATGTTGAAGGATGATAAAACCTATCCTTGGATCTGTATTAAAAATGAAAATTTTCCCAGAATATTTTTAACAAGAACAAAGATTAAAGATGGTTCAGAATATTACGGGCCCTATGCGAAAGTACGTCCTGCAAAGATTTTACTGGAAACTATTAAGCATATTTACAAACTCAGAACTTGTAATTTAAATTTAGCTCCAACCAAAATATCAGAAGGAAAGTATAAAGTTTGTCTTGAATATCATATCAAAAATTGCGAAGGACCTTGTGAAGATCTGGAAAGCAAGGAAGATTATGATGAAAAAATAGACGCCATCCGCGGAATTGTAAAAGGTGATTTCCGAAAAGCAAAGGAATATCTGGTTAATCAGATGATGAAACATGCTGAAAATCTGCAATTTGAACAAGCTCAGATCATTAAAGAAAGATTGGATATTTTGGAAGATTATCAGTCCAGAAACACGGTTGTTAACCCAAATATCGACGATGTAGATGTGTTTGGAATGACGAGTGATGAAACTGCTGCTTACGTAAATTTCTTTAAGATCAGAAACGGAAATATTATTCAGAGTTTCACGACAGAAATTAAAAAAATTCTGGAAGAATCGGACGAAGATATTCTGGAAGAAGCCATGATTGAAATTCGTCAGAAATTCGATTCAGACTCAAAAGAAGTCCTGCTTCCTTTCCATTTATCTGTTGAAATTCCGAATGTGAAATTGATCGTTCCTAAAATGGGCGATAAAAAACGAATCGTTGAACTTTCGGAGAAAAATGCGAAAGAATATCGTTTAGAAAAATTAAAACAGGTTCAAATCATAGATCCGGAAAGACATGCCAATCGAATCATGGCAGAAATGCAAAAACTGCTGAGAATGCCTGTTGAACCAAGACATATTGAAGGTTTTGACAACTCGAATATTCAGGGAACCAATCCGGTTTCCGCCTGTGTTGTTTTTAAAGATGGAAAGCCAAGCAAAGCAGACTACAGAATTTTCCATCCAAAAACCGTGGAAGGAGCCAATGACTTTGCAACGATGGAAGAAGTGATTTACCGCCGTTACAAAAGATTGTTGGATGAAGGTGATGCCTTGCCACAATTAATTTTGATCGATGGTGGAAAAGGACAACTTTCTTCTGCAGTAAAAAGTTTAAGATTATTAGGACTTTACGGAAAAATTACCATTGTCGGAATCGCCAAAAGATTAGAGGAAATTTTCTTCCCCGAAGATCCGATTCCTTTATATCTTGATAAAAAATCTGAAACCCTTAAAATTCTTCAAAGAGTTCGAGATGAAGCCCACCGTTTTGGGGTAAAACATCACAGAACCAGAAGAACAAATTCTACCATAAAATCTGAACTTGAAGAAATTCCCGGAGTCGGAGAAAAAACAATTGAGTTGCTTTTATCTAAATTAAAGTCTGTAAAACGTATAAAAGAGTCCAATTTAGAAACTTTGGAAGAGATTCTTGGGAAAAGTAAGGCGAAAGTAATTTGGGAATTTTTCAATTCATAA
- a CDS encoding fasciclin domain-containing protein, with amino-acid sequence MNTRSKIAVLGMVALSFAFSGNLTAQMKEKTVMVGGAAMYPSKNIIENAVNSKDHKTLVAAVKAAGLVETLQGKGPFTVLAPTDAAFAKLPKGTVETLVKPENKEMLTKILTYHVLAGKYSAKEIWAAVKAGNGKSMMKTVEGEDVTFWTKGKDLYVTDAKGNSAKITISDVNQSNGVIHVIDTVLMP; translated from the coding sequence ATGAATACAAGATCAAAAATCGCAGTTTTAGGAATGGTAGCTTTATCATTTGCTTTCAGTGGAAATCTAACTGCACAAATGAAAGAAAAAACAGTAATGGTAGGTGGTGCAGCAATGTATCCTTCAAAAAACATCATTGAAAATGCTGTAAATTCTAAAGATCATAAAACCCTTGTAGCAGCAGTAAAAGCAGCAGGTTTAGTTGAAACTTTACAGGGAAAAGGACCTTTCACAGTATTAGCACCTACGGATGCTGCATTTGCTAAACTTCCAAAAGGAACAGTAGAAACTTTAGTAAAGCCTGAAAATAAAGAAATGCTTACTAAAATTTTAACATACCACGTTCTTGCAGGAAAATATAGTGCTAAAGAAATCTGGGCTGCAGTAAAAGCCGGAAACGGAAAAAGTATGATGAAAACTGTTGAAGGTGAAGATGTTACTTTCTGGACAAAAGGAAAAGATCTATATGTAACTGATGCTAAAGGAAATAGTGCAAAAATCACAATATCTGATGTAAATCAGTCTAATGGTGTAATTCATGTAATTGACACTGTTCTAATGCCTTAA
- a CDS encoding anti-sigma factor, translating to MNTKEYISSGILESYILGFASQEEAGILECVMKNNAEVKAAFEEAQKTLEDLATAQAVTPPNDLKSKIWNKIQQEQIVEEVRPVISEVKQDLKVQGEIREINTQKNNNWKSYAVAASVLFLVSVAGNLFWMNTQSKNKEVIAKLETEKQSKDLAYQKMQQKWQMLSGADMQMVVLKGVEKHSDSKAMVFWDKKSKEVYLNADSLPTAPEGMQYQLWAIADGKPVSAGMYTEDKDSKIALANIKNAQAFAITLEKKGGSATPTMENMYVMGEV from the coding sequence TTGAACACTAAGGAATACATATCATCCGGAATTTTAGAATCTTATATTCTAGGTTTTGCTTCTCAAGAGGAAGCAGGCATTTTGGAATGTGTGATGAAGAACAATGCTGAAGTTAAAGCAGCTTTTGAAGAAGCTCAAAAAACTTTGGAAGATTTGGCAACGGCTCAGGCTGTGACTCCTCCAAATGATTTAAAATCTAAGATTTGGAATAAAATTCAACAGGAACAGATTGTTGAAGAAGTGAGACCTGTAATTTCAGAAGTAAAACAAGATCTGAAAGTTCAGGGAGAAATTAGAGAGATTAATACTCAGAAAAATAACAACTGGAAATCCTACGCTGTTGCAGCATCGGTGTTGTTTTTAGTAAGTGTTGCCGGAAATTTATTCTGGATGAATACGCAGTCTAAAAATAAAGAAGTTATTGCAAAACTTGAAACTGAAAAGCAATCTAAAGATTTAGCATATCAAAAAATGCAGCAAAAATGGCAAATGTTGTCTGGTGCAGATATGCAGATGGTTGTTTTGAAGGGAGTGGAAAAACATTCTGACTCCAAAGCAATGGTTTTCTGGGATAAAAAATCTAAAGAAGTCTATTTAAATGCCGACAGTTTGCCGACAGCTCCGGAAGGAATGCAATATCAGCTTTGGGCAATTGCGGACGGTAAACCTGTAAGTGCGGGAATGTACACAGAAGATAAAGACAGTAAAATAGCTCTCGCAAACATAAAAAATGCTCAGGCTTTTGCCATAACTCTTGAAAAAAAGGGCGGAAGCGCAACGCCAACCATGGAAAATATGTATGTGATGGGTGAAGTTTAA
- a CDS encoding RNA polymerase sigma factor, with product MKEKNEAGFHYLYDHYSGALYGVIFRIVQSKEYTEEVIQDVFVKIWNSILQYDATKGRFYTWMINIARNTAIDYLKSKGFQNELKNQPLPDFVYNSAELSTTNKASDFIGFKDVLGGLETDKQELIDLAYYQGYTQNEISEKLKIPLGTVKTKMRNALIKLKDLLKDYQ from the coding sequence TTGAAAGAGAAAAACGAAGCTGGTTTTCATTATTTATATGACCATTACTCTGGCGCGCTTTATGGTGTGATATTCCGAATTGTGCAATCAAAAGAATATACAGAAGAAGTCATTCAGGATGTTTTCGTGAAAATCTGGAACTCCATTCTACAATATGACGCTACCAAAGGACGATTTTACACCTGGATGATCAATATTGCCAGAAATACGGCGATAGATTATTTAAAATCAAAAGGTTTCCAAAACGAGCTTAAAAACCAACCACTCCCTGATTTCGTATATAACAGTGCAGAACTTTCAACAACTAATAAAGCATCCGACTTTATCGGGTTTAAAGATGTTCTTGGAGGTTTGGAGACTGATAAGCAGGAGCTTATAGATCTGGCGTATTATCAGGGATATACACAAAATGAAATATCCGAAAAACTGAAGATACCGCTGGGTACTGTTAAAACAAAAATGCGGAATGCATTGATAAAATTAAAGGATTTGTTAAAAGATTATCAATAA